The following proteins are co-located in the Urocitellus parryii isolate mUroPar1 chromosome 15, mUroPar1.hap1, whole genome shotgun sequence genome:
- the C15H19orf81 gene encoding putative uncharacterized protein C19orf81 homolog isoform X1, whose translation MQPEVEPLGSATLGSPGVHKEAGALLVNLEIPEDTQAQIQGRPIKSSKQYLRQVIAEYEALDRELPCIRKFSMPPAAQPLCLCMETSVTLRLPQEDFTHLEVLEALEAELPGAMESGCVSSIRFENVNVICGTAGRRDRWLITVTDFQTRSRLLHSGISPRGMAHSLVRHDELLLGDYRLHLRRALVRRHMLQALGAEPTEED comes from the exons ATGCAGCCAGAGGTGGAGCCTCTGGGTTCTGCCACCCTGGGCAGCCCCGGCGTGCACAAGGAGGCAG GAGCCCTCCTTGTGAACCTGGAGATCCCAGAAGACACACAGGCCCAGATCCAGGGCAGGCCCATCAAATCCTC GAAGCAGTACCTGCGGCAGGTCATTGCAGAATATGAGGCACTGGACAGAGAGCTCCCATGCATTCGGAAGTTCTCCATGCCACCTGCTGCCCAGCCCCTTTGCCTCTGCATGGAGACCTCCGTGA CTCTTCGACTCCCCCAGGAGGATTTTACCCACCTGGAGGTGCTGGAGGCGCTTGAGGCCGAGTTGCCCGGGGCCATGGAGAGCGGGTGCGTGAGCAGCATCCGCTTTGAGAACGTGAACGTCATCTGTGGAACCGCGGGCCGCCGGGACCG GTGGCTCATCACGGTCACCGACTTCCAGACGCGCTCGCGCCTGCTGCACTCAGGGATCAGCCCGAGAGGGATGGCTCACTCGCTGGTGCGCCACGACGAGCTGCTGCTGGGCGACTACCGCCTGCACCTGCGCCGCGCCCTGGTCCGGCGGCACATGCTCCAGGCTCTGGGGGCGGAGCCTACGGAGGAAGACTGA
- the C15H19orf81 gene encoding putative uncharacterized protein C19orf81 homolog isoform X2, translated as MQPEVEPLGSATLGSPGVHKEAGALLVNLEIPEDTQAQIQGRPIKSSKQYLRQVIAEYEALDRELPCIRKFSMPPAAQPLCLCMETSEDFTHLEVLEALEAELPGAMESGCVSSIRFENVNVICGTAGRRDRWLITVTDFQTRSRLLHSGISPRGMAHSLVRHDELLLGDYRLHLRRALVRRHMLQALGAEPTEED; from the exons ATGCAGCCAGAGGTGGAGCCTCTGGGTTCTGCCACCCTGGGCAGCCCCGGCGTGCACAAGGAGGCAG GAGCCCTCCTTGTGAACCTGGAGATCCCAGAAGACACACAGGCCCAGATCCAGGGCAGGCCCATCAAATCCTC GAAGCAGTACCTGCGGCAGGTCATTGCAGAATATGAGGCACTGGACAGAGAGCTCCCATGCATTCGGAAGTTCTCCATGCCACCTGCTGCCCAGCCCCTTTGCCTCTGCATGGAGACCTCC GAGGATTTTACCCACCTGGAGGTGCTGGAGGCGCTTGAGGCCGAGTTGCCCGGGGCCATGGAGAGCGGGTGCGTGAGCAGCATCCGCTTTGAGAACGTGAACGTCATCTGTGGAACCGCGGGCCGCCGGGACCG GTGGCTCATCACGGTCACCGACTTCCAGACGCGCTCGCGCCTGCTGCACTCAGGGATCAGCCCGAGAGGGATGGCTCACTCGCTGGTGCGCCACGACGAGCTGCTGCTGGGCGACTACCGCCTGCACCTGCGCCGCGCCCTGGTCCGGCGGCACATGCTCCAGGCTCTGGGGGCGGAGCCTACGGAGGAAGACTGA